CATACCGTTGCCCTTGTTGACCATCACCACTGAGCCGGGAGCTCTCGCATGACGACCATGAACCCCGCCGCCCTGACGCGGCACACCACCACTGCGCCGGCAGCCCGCACCGTGGGCCTCACCAAGGTCTACGGTCGCGGCGAGACCGAGGTCGTGGCCCTCGACCGCGTCAGCCTCGACATCGCGCGCGGGGAGTTCACCGCGATCATGGGGCCCTCGGGCTCCGGCAAGTCGACCTTGATGCACTGCGCGGCCGGCCTCGACGCGCCCTCGGACGGCGAGGTGTTCATCGGCGACATCTCGCTGGGCACCCTCAAGGACAAGGCGCTCACCACGCTGCGCCGTGACCGGATCGGCTTCGTCTTCCAGTCCTTCAACCTCGTGCCGACCCTGACGGCGCAGGAGAACATCGTCCTGCCGCTGGCCATCGCCGGGCGCAGGCCCGACCCCGAGTGGTTCGCCACCGTCATCGACACCGTCGGGCTCGGCGACCGCCTGTCGCACCGGCCCAGCGAGCTGTCCGGCGGGCAGCAGCAGCGGGTCGCCTGCGCCCGCGCCCTCATGAGCCGGCCGGAGATCATCTTCGCCGACGAGCCCACCGGCAACCTCGACTCGCAGTCCGGCGCCGAGGTGCTCGGCTTCCTGCGGCGCAGCGTCGACGAGTTCGGGCAGACCATCGTCATGGTGACCCACGACCCGGGCGCGGCCAGCCACACCGACCGGGTGGTCTTCCTCGCCGACGGCAGGGTGGTCGACGAGATGCGCGACCCCACGGCCGAGCGGGTGCTCGAGCGGATGAAGGGCTTCGAGAAGGGCCACGTCCCCGGCAGCGCCGCGGCACGGGCGGCGCACGACGCACGGGCCGCGCACGACGCACGCGTTGCAGCGGCCACCGGGCACAGCCACGGTGAGACGGGGGCCTGAGGTGCTGCACGCCAGCTGGAAGAGCCTCCTCGGTCGCAAGCTGCGGCTGTTCATGAGCGCCTTCGCGATCGTCCTCGGCGTCTCGTTCGTCTCGGGGTCGCTGATCTTCACCGACACCCTGGGCAAGGCCTTCGACGGCATCGTCGACACGGTCGGCGACGTGGTCGTGCGTCCCGAGGCCGTGAGCGGTGACATCGAGCAGCCCCCGAGCTCCAAGACCGTGCCGGGCTCGCTGGTCCGCGAACTCGCCGCCACACCGGGCGCCGCACGCGCCGACGGCAACGTCGGTGACCCCACCACCTTCGTGGTCTCCAAGGAGGGCAAGCTCATCGGCGGCCAGGGCGCCCCGGGTCTGGGCCTGAACCACAACGACGCCCCGACCGCGTCGGGCGAACAGCCCGCGTCGATCACCACCGGCCGTTGGCCCCTGCGGACCGGCGAGGTGGCGCTCGACCAGGGCACCGCCGAGCGGGCGGGCTACCGGGTCGGCGACACCGTCACGCTGGTCACCAGCGGTGCCCAGCCGAAGGTCGAGGCCACCCTGGTCGGCATCGCCGAGTTCAGCTCGGGCGGCACCGTCGGCGCGAGCCTGGCCTTCTTCGACACCAGGACGGCGCAGGCCCTCTACTTCGGCGGCCGCGACGAGTTCACCGACGTCTGGGTGACGGCCGAGGAGGGCACCAGCCAGGAGGAGCTGGCCGCTGCGCTCCAGAAGAAGCTGCCCAGCGGGTACGAGGCCGTGACCGGTGACGCCGCGGCCAAGGAGAGCGCTGACGGCATCAACGAGGCGCTGTCGTTCATCAGCACCTTCCTGCTGGTCTTCGCCGGGATCGCCCTGTTCGTCGGGTCGTTCCTCATCGTCAACACCTTCTCCATCCTCGTCGCCCAGCGCAGCCGCGAGCTCGCGATGCTCCGTGCCCTCGGCGCCACCCGTAGGCAGGTCACCCGGTCCGTGCTCTTCGAGGCGTTCGTGGTCGGCCTGGTCGGTGCGACCGCGGGACTCGGGCTCGGCTTCGTGCTGGCCGTGGGCATCCGGGCGCTGTTCGGCCAGTTCGGCCTCGACCTGAGCGGCTCGCCCCTGGTCTTCGAGCCCTCCACCGCCCTGGCCGCGTATGCCGTGGGGCTGGCCGTGACGATGGTCGCCGCCTACCTGCCGGCCCGCCGGGCGGGACGGATGGCGCCGGTGGCCGCCATGCGCGACGACGTCGCCATGCCCGAGGCCGCGCTGCACTGGCGCGTCATCGTCGGGTCGGTGCTCATCGCCGGCGGCCTGGCGGCCTGCACCGCCGGTGCGATGGACTGGGTCGACCAGCGGGCCGTCTGGGTCGGTGCCGGAGTGTTCGCCCTCGTGCTCGGCTTCTCGCTCACGAGCCCGGTGATCGGTCGACCGGTCATCGCGGCCACCGGGCTGGTCTACCGGCGGGCCTTCGGGGCCGTGGGACTGATGGCGGAGCAGAACGCCGTGCGCAACCCCCGCCGGACGGCTGCCACCGCTTCCGCGCTCATGATCGGCCTGACGCTGGTGTCGATGATGTCGGTCTTCGGCGCCTCGGCCAAGGCGAGCATCGACAAGGCGATCGACGAGAACTTCGTCGCCGACTACGTCGTGTCCAACGCCATCCAGCAGCCGTTCTCTACGGCCGTCACCCGTGACGTCGCCGCCGTGCCGGGAGTGGAGACGGTGAGCCCGATGCGGTTCGCCAGCATCGACATCGGTGACGGCGGCACGTACTCGGCGGCGGTCGACCCCGCCACCTTCGGGACCGCGGTGCCGCTGGACTTCGTCGAGGGCTCGCTCTCGGGGCTCACCCGCGACACCGTCCTGCTCGAGGAGGACAAGGCCGCCGCCGAGGACCTCGTGGTCGGCTCGTCGGTGCAGGCCACCATCGCCGGCAAGGAGGCGACCTACCGGGTGGCGGGCATCTACCGGTCGATGGACGCCCTCTCACTGCCGGTGCTGGTCTCCCTCGACGCCGCCACCGCAGCCGGGCTGCCGGCGCAGGACAGCATGGTGTTCGTCGTGCGAGAGCCGGGCGCCGACCCCGCTGTGGTCCAGGCCGGCATCGACGAGGTCATCGCCGGCTTGCCCACGGTGACCCTGAAGGACCAGGACGCCTTCGCCGCCGAGCAGCGCCGGCCGGTCGACCAGCTGCTCTACATGATCTACGCGCTGCTCGGACTGGCGGTCGTGATCGCGGTGCTCGGCATCGTCAACACCCTGGCGCTGTCGGTGATCGAGCGGACCCGCGAGATCGGACTGCTGCGGGCTGTCGGCCTGAGCCGGCGCCAGCTGCGCACGATGCTCCGGCTGGAGTCCGTGGCGATCGCCCTGCTGGGGGCGGTGCTGGGCGTGGTGCTCGGGCTCGGCGCGGGCTGGGCGCTCCAGCGGGCCCTGGCCGACGACGGCATCGACGTGCTGGCCGTGCCGGGCACCCAGCTCGCTGTGTTCGTGGTGACGGCCGGGCTGGTCGGCGTGCTGGCGGCACTCTGGCCGGGGCGCCGGGCCGCGCGCCTCGACGTGCTGCAGGCCATCACGACCGAGTAGTCGAACGGTCGAGCCGACCCTCCAGTGCCCGGTACCGCGAGCGAGCGCGGTGCCGGGCACCGGTGTCCGAGTGCCGCCGGCTAGGTGAACATGCGCACCGCTGCGGCCTCGGTCTCCGCGTACTGCGCCCCGGCGGCCGAGAGCACCGACCCGATGCTGTCGAGCGAGGCCCGGACCTGCCGCTGGGTGCCCTGCCACTCGGCCACCACGCCCTGGAACCGCGCCGACGCCGTGCCGGTCCAGGCGTCCTGGAGCCCCACGAGCCGGGCCATCATCGCCGAGACCTGGCCGTCGATCTCCGCCGAGATGCGGCTGATGTCGGCCGAGGCGGCCTGGATGCGGTCGGTGTCGACCTGGAACTGCGTCGCCATGGCATGCCCTCCTGCTGCTGCGGCCCGCGGGTCAGGCCGACTGGTCCTGCGACGGTAGGCCGCCGGCGGAGGACGCCCTCGGGGTTGTCCACAGGTGGCGGTGAGCGGCTACCGTCGCAGCGTGACCATCTGGATCGACGCGCCCGCCTGGCCCGCCCACGGGCGCCTGTGGTCGCACCTCGTCAGCGACACCTCGTTCGAGGAGCTGCACCGGTTCGCTGCGGCGGCCGGCCTGCCGCGGAGGGGGTTCGAGGGCGACCACTACGACGTCCCCGAGGAGCGTTATGCCGCGCTGGTCGCCGCAGGTGCGCGGCCGGTGGACGGCCGCGAGCTGGTGCGCCTGCTGCAGGCCAGCGGGCTGCGGATCCCCAAGCGGCGGCACGAGCGGGTGCTCCTCAGCCACGGCGAACCTCCCTGGCTGCCGCCGGGGAGCCGGGCCGACGTGATCGCCTCGCGCCAGCAGCTGCCACCGGCTGACACGGTGGTGGTGCGGCTCCTCGCGCACGCCCACGGATCGGTCCTGGTCGTCCCGCGTCCCGACGGCGGGCTCGACCTGCCGAGCCGTCGGGTGGCCACGGCGCCGGCGGCCGGCAACACGGCTGCCGTTGGAGCCGGCACCTCGGCTGCCGTCGGGGCGGCCGTCAGCGAGGTGCAGGCCGAGGCCGTGGGCGAGGCAGGGGAGGTGACGCTGGTCGGCTACGTGCGCAACACCGTGCCGGCGCCGCTGCCCGACTACCCCTGGCCCGCCCCTCGCGCCTGCTTCGCCGTCTTCCACCGGGAGCTCGACTCCGGGGTGCCCTTCGGCCGGGGACACTGGCTGAGCCTCAACGAGGCCGCCGACCACCTGGCACAGCGGCACTGGTGGCCGTTGCTGCCCGAGTACTTCAGCCACCCGGGTCGGCACGGGTGAAGGACATGAGCGAGCAGGTCCTCGCCGACGTGCCCGAGGTGCTCTTCGCGGACGGCAGCCGCGCGGCGGTCGAGCTGGTGCTGTCGACCACTGCGGTGCCCGACGACGAGGTGTTCGCGGCGCTGGCCTTCCTGCAGGACGGAGCAGGTCGCTTCGCGGTGGTGTACAGCCCGCGCCGGGCCGAGTGGGCCTCGCCCGGCGGCGGCCGGGAGCGGGGGGAGTCGGCCCGGCAGACCGTGGTCCGCGAGGTGCTGGAGGAGACAGGCCTGACCATCGACGAGGCCGCCCTGGAGCCGTGCGGCTACGAGCGGTTCGCGCCGATCACGCCGGGCCGCTGGCCCTCCGGCGGCGGATGCCTGCAGGTCTTTCGCGCCCGGCTCGACGGCACGGCCCCACCCCTGGAGGGGGGCGCCGACGACGTGGTGGCTGCGCGCTGGGTGACCTTCCCCGAGTTCGAGGAGCTGTGCGGCACGACGTTCTGGTGGCCGATGGTCGCGGCGCTGTTCGGTCCGTGAGCGTCAGCTCTTCAGACGCGCCAGCTCGCGGGCGACGTTGAGGCGGGCGCGCCGGTCCCACACCCTGCGGCCGTGGCGCGTCGCGTACAGGGTGTCCCGCCGCAGGAGCGGCTCGAGCACGCCCGACCGGCCGGCGGCATACGCGTCGTCCGGCACGGCGGCATACTCCTCGCGCACCTGCGCGCAGTACTCGTCGAAGCGGTCCTCGGGCGCTCCCAGGATCCACAGGTCGGCGTCGTGGAAGGCCGCGTCGAGCCCCTCCTGCTGCGGGGCCTGGTGTTCCTCGGTCGCGAGCACCAGGCGCCGCACGGTCTCCACGTCCTCGGCCGCGACGCCGAGGGTCCGCAGGGAGCGCACGGCGAGCTCGGCGCTGTCGGCCTCGTTGGCCCCGGCAGGCGCGGCAGGGTCGTGGACGGCGTCGTGGAAGCAGGCCGCCACCCCTGCCAGCGCGGCCTCGCGCCCGGTCAGCACGCCCTCCCGCTCGAGCTCCTCCAGGGCGGTGTACATCTCCACGACGTGACGCGCCGTGTGGTAGCTCCGGTGCGGCTCCTGGAGCCGGCGCAGCAGGTCGAGCCCGATCGCCTCGACGGCGTCGGAGTGCGCGTCAGGCGCCAGCCGGGCGAGGTCGAGCTTCCACCACGTGAGGAGTGCGGGCACGCCCGGAGTCTCTCAGACCGAGGGTGGGTGTGGGCCGAGAGCGGCCGGCAGGGGTTCGCTGTGCACGACGGTGAGGGCCGAGACCGCTCGGGTCAGCACGACGTAGAGCCGGCGCAGTCCCGTGCGCTCGTCGGGCTCGGCAGCCGCGATCGCCGCCGGCTCGACGACGAGCACCCGGTCGAACTCCAGGCCCTTGGCCACGCTCGCCGGCACCACGTCCACCTGGTGCTCGACGTCGCCGTGGTCGCTGCCGAGCACGCCGTGCTCGACTCCCTTGTC
This Knoellia sp. p5-6-4 DNA region includes the following protein-coding sequences:
- a CDS encoding ABC transporter ATP-binding protein; amino-acid sequence: MNPAALTRHTTTAPAARTVGLTKVYGRGETEVVALDRVSLDIARGEFTAIMGPSGSGKSTLMHCAAGLDAPSDGEVFIGDISLGTLKDKALTTLRRDRIGFVFQSFNLVPTLTAQENIVLPLAIAGRRPDPEWFATVIDTVGLGDRLSHRPSELSGGQQQRVACARALMSRPEIIFADEPTGNLDSQSGAEVLGFLRRSVDEFGQTIVMVTHDPGAASHTDRVVFLADGRVVDEMRDPTAERVLERMKGFEKGHVPGSAAARAAHDARAAHDARVAAATGHSHGETGA
- a CDS encoding ABC transporter permease, encoding MLHASWKSLLGRKLRLFMSAFAIVLGVSFVSGSLIFTDTLGKAFDGIVDTVGDVVVRPEAVSGDIEQPPSSKTVPGSLVRELAATPGAARADGNVGDPTTFVVSKEGKLIGGQGAPGLGLNHNDAPTASGEQPASITTGRWPLRTGEVALDQGTAERAGYRVGDTVTLVTSGAQPKVEATLVGIAEFSSGGTVGASLAFFDTRTAQALYFGGRDEFTDVWVTAEEGTSQEELAAALQKKLPSGYEAVTGDAAAKESADGINEALSFISTFLLVFAGIALFVGSFLIVNTFSILVAQRSRELAMLRALGATRRQVTRSVLFEAFVVGLVGATAGLGLGFVLAVGIRALFGQFGLDLSGSPLVFEPSTALAAYAVGLAVTMVAAYLPARRAGRMAPVAAMRDDVAMPEAALHWRVIVGSVLIAGGLAACTAGAMDWVDQRAVWVGAGVFALVLGFSLTSPVIGRPVIAATGLVYRRAFGAVGLMAEQNAVRNPRRTAATASALMIGLTLVSMMSVFGASAKASIDKAIDENFVADYVVSNAIQQPFSTAVTRDVAAVPGVETVSPMRFASIDIGDGGTYSAAVDPATFGTAVPLDFVEGSLSGLTRDTVLLEEDKAAAEDLVVGSSVQATIAGKEATYRVAGIYRSMDALSLPVLVSLDAATAAGLPAQDSMVFVVREPGADPAVVQAGIDEVIAGLPTVTLKDQDAFAAEQRRPVDQLLYMIYALLGLAVVIAVLGIVNTLALSVIERTREIGLLRAVGLSRRQLRTMLRLESVAIALLGAVLGVVLGLGAGWALQRALADDGIDVLAVPGTQLAVFVVTAGLVGVLAALWPGRRAARLDVLQAITTE
- a CDS encoding WXG100 family type VII secretion target, with the protein product MATQFQVDTDRIQAASADISRISAEIDGQVSAMMARLVGLQDAWTGTASARFQGVVAEWQGTQRQVRASLDSIGSVLSAAGAQYAETEAAAVRMFT
- a CDS encoding DUF4031 domain-containing protein; this translates as MTIWIDAPAWPAHGRLWSHLVSDTSFEELHRFAAAAGLPRRGFEGDHYDVPEERYAALVAAGARPVDGRELVRLLQASGLRIPKRRHERVLLSHGEPPWLPPGSRADVIASRQQLPPADTVVVRLLAHAHGSVLVVPRPDGGLDLPSRRVATAPAAGNTAAVGAGTSAAVGAAVSEVQAEAVGEAGEVTLVGYVRNTVPAPLPDYPWPAPRACFAVFHRELDSGVPFGRGHWLSLNEAADHLAQRHWWPLLPEYFSHPGRHG
- a CDS encoding NUDIX hydrolase, with translation MSEQVLADVPEVLFADGSRAAVELVLSTTAVPDDEVFAALAFLQDGAGRFAVVYSPRRAEWASPGGGRERGESARQTVVREVLEETGLTIDEAALEPCGYERFAPITPGRWPSGGGCLQVFRARLDGTAPPLEGGADDVVAARWVTFPEFEELCGTTFWWPMVAALFGP